A DNA window from Procambarus clarkii isolate CNS0578487 chromosome 75, FALCON_Pclarkii_2.0, whole genome shotgun sequence contains the following coding sequences:
- the LOC138357059 gene encoding uncharacterized protein, translating to MQPFLCQPAALLVSAHSPSCVSLQHFLCQPTALLVSACSTSCVSLQPFLCQPAALLVSACSTSCVSQQHFLCQPAALLVSASSTSCVSPQPFLCQPAALLVSASSTSCVSLQPFLCQPAALLVSASSTSCVSLQHFLCQPAALLVSASSPSCVSPQPFLCQHAALLVSACSTSCVSQQHFLCQPTALLVSACSTSCVSQQHFLCQPAALLVSACSTSCVSQQHFLCQPAALLVSASSTSCVSQQHFLCQPAALLVSACSTSCVSQQHFLCQPAALLVSAHSPSCVSMQHFLCQPAALLVSACSTSCVSMQPFLCQPAALLVSACSTSYVSHCNYLSVVTG from the coding sequence ATGCAGCCCTTCTTGTGTCAGCCTGCAGCACTTCTTGTGTCAGCCCACAGCCCTTCTTGTGTCAGCCTGCAGCACTTCTTGTGTCAGCCCACAGCCCTTCTTGTGTCAGCCTGCAGCACTTCTTGTGTCAGCCTGCAGCCCTTCTTGTGTCAGCCTGCAGCACTTCTTGTGTCAGCCTGCAGCACTTCTTGTGTCAGCCAGCAGCACTTCTTGTGTCAGCCTGCAGCACTTCTTGTGTCAGCCAGCAGCACTTCTTGTGTCAGCCCACAGCCCTTCTTGTGTCAGCCTGCAGCACTTCTTGTGTCAGCCAGCAGCACTTCTTGTGTCAGCCTGCAGCCCTTCTTGTGTCAGCCTGCAGCACTTCTTGTGTCAGCCAGCAGCACTTCTTGTGTCAGCCTGCAGCACTTCTTGTGTCAGCCAGCAGCACTTCTTGTGTCAGCCAGCAGCCCTTCTTGTGTCAGCCCACAGCCCTTCTTGTGTCAGCATGCAGCACTTCTTGTGTCAGCCTGCAGCACTTCTTGTGTCAGCCAGCAGCACTTCTTGTGTCAGCCCACAGCCCTTCTTGTGTCAGCCTGCAGCACTTCTTGTGTCAGCCAGCAGCACTTCTTGTGTCAGCCTGCAGCCCTTCTTGTGTCAGCCTGCAGCACTTCTTGTGTCAGCCAGCAGCACTTCTTGTGTCAGCCTGCAGCACTTCTTGTGTCAGCCAGCAGCACTTCTTGTGTCAGCCAGCAGCACTTCTTGTGTCAGCCAGCAGCCCTTCTTGTGTCAGCCTGCAGCACTTCTTGTGTCAGCCAGCAGCACTTCTTGTGTCAGCCAGCAGCCCTTCTTGTGTCAGCCCACAGCCCTTCTTGTGTCAGCATGCAGCACTTCTTGTGTCAGCCTGCAGCACTTCTTGTGTCAGCCTGCAGCACTTCTTGTGTCAGCATGCAGCCCTTCTTGTGTCAGCCTGCAGCACTTCTTGTGTCAGCCTGCAGCACTTCTTATGTCAGCCATTGTAATTAccttagtgtagttacaggatga
- the LOC138357060 gene encoding perilipin-4-like, producing MVGIMESATLTMVGIIESATLTMVGIKKSATLTVVDIMESATLTVVDIMESATLTVVDIMEGATLTMVGIKKSATLTVVDIMESATLTVVDIMESATLTVRALESATVTVEGTRESATLTVEGTRESATLTVEGTRESATLTVEGTRESATLTVEGTRESATLTVEGTRESATLTVEGTRESATLTVEGTRESATLTVEGTRESATLTVEGTRESATLTVEGTRESATLTVEGTRESATLTVEGTRESATLTVEGTRESATLTVEGTRESATLTVEGTRESATLTVEGTRESATLTVEGTRESATLTVEGTRESATLTVEGSRESATLTVEGTRESATLTVKGTRESATLTVEGTRESATLTVEGTRESATLTVEGTRESATLTVEGTRESATLTVEGTRESATLTVEGTRESATLTVEGTRESATLTVEGTRESATLTVEGTRESATLTVEGTRESATLTVEGTRESATLTVEGTRESATLTVEGTRESATLTVEGTRESATLTVEGTRESATLTVEGTRESATLTVEGTRESATLTVEGTRESATLTVEGTRESATLTVEGTRESATLTVEGTRESATLTVEGTRESATLTVEGTRESATLTVEGTRESATLTVEGTRECHSHRGGH from the exons ATGGTGGGTATTATGGAGAGTGCCACACTCACCATGGTGGGTATTATAGAGAGTGCCACACTCACCATGGTGGGTATTAAGAAGAGTGCCACACTCACTGTGGTGGATATTATGGAGAGTGCCACACTCACTGTGGTGGACATTATGGAGAGTGCCACACTCACTGTGGTGGACATTATGGAGGGTGCCACACTCACCATGGTGGGTATTAAGAAGAGTGCCACACTCACTGTGGTGGATATTATGGAGAGTGCCACACTCACTGTGGTGGACATTATGGAGAGTGCCACACTCACTGTG AGGGCACTAGAGAGTGCCACAGTCACCGTGGAGGGCACTAGAGAGAGTGCCACACTCACCGTGGAGGGCACTAGAGAGAGTGCCACACTCACCGTGGAGGGCACTAGAGAGAGTGCCACACTCACCGTGGAGGGCACTAGAGAGAGTGCCACACTCACCGTGGAGGGCACTAGAGAGAGTGCCACACTCACCGTGGAGGGCACTAGAGAGAGTGCCACACTCACCGTGGAGGGCACTAGAGAGAGTGCCACACTCACCGTGGAGGGCACTAGAGAGAGTGCCACACTCACCGTGGAGGGCACTAGAGAGAGTGCCACACTCACCGTGGAGGGCACTAGAGAGAGTGCCACACTCACCGTGGAGGGCACTAGAGAGAGTGCCACACTCACCGTGGAGGGCACTAGAGAGAGTGCCACACTCACCGTGGAGGGCACTAGAGAGAGTGCCACACTCACCGTGGAGGGCACTAGAGAGAGTGCCACACTCACCGTGGAGGGCACTAGAGAGAGTGCCACACTCACCGTGGAGGGCACTAGAGAGAGTGCCACACTCACCGTGGAGGGCACTAGAGAGAGTGCCACACTCACCGTGGAGGGCACTAGAGAGAGTGCCACACTCACCGTGGAGGGCACTAGAGAGAGTGCCACACTCACCGTGGAGGGCTCTAGAGAGAGTGCCACACTCACCGTGGAGGGCACTAGAGAGAGTGCCACACTCACCGTGAAGGGCACTAGAGAGAGTGCCACACTCACCGTGGAGGGCACTAGAGAGAGTGCCACACTCACCGTGGAGGGCACTAGAGAGAGTGCCACACTCACCGTGGAGGGCACTAGAGAGAGTGCCACACTCACCGTGGAGGGCACTAGAGAGAGTGCCACACTCACCGTGGAGGGCACTAGAGAGAGTGCCACACTCACCGTGGAGGGCACTAGAGAGAGTGCCACACTCACCGTGGAGGGCACTAGAGAGAGTGCCACACTCACCGTGGAGGGCACTAGAGAGAGTGCCACACTCACCGTGGAGGGCACTAGAGAGAGTGCCACACTCACCGTGGAGGGCACTAGAGAGAGTGCCACACTCACCGTGGAGGGCACTAGAGAGAGTGCCACACTCACCGTGGAGGGCACTAGAGAGAGTGCCACACTCACCGTGGAGGGCACTAGAGAGAGTGCCACACTCACCGTGGAGGGCACTAGAGAGAGTGCCACACTCACCGTGGAGGGCACTAGAGAGAGTGCCACACTCACCGTGGAGGGCACTAGAGAGAGTGCCACACTCACCGTGGAGGGCACTAGAGAGAGTGCCACACTCACCGTGGAGGGCACTAGAGAGAGTGCCACACTCACCGTGGAGGGCACTAGAGAGAGTGCCACACTCACCGTGGAGGGCACTAGAGAGAGTGCCACACTCACCGTGGAGGGCACTAGAGAGAGTGCCACACTCACCGTGGAGGGCACTAGAGAGAGTGCCACACTCACCGTGGAGGGCACTAGAGAGAGTGCCACACTCACCGTGGAGGGCACTAGAGAGAGTGCCACACTCACCGTAGAGGGCACTAGAGAGTGCCACAGTCACCGTGGAGGGCACTAG